AACACGAAGAATTCGTCCGTCTCTATACTCGGAGAGGAGAAACAACCTATAAAGTGAAAATCACAGAGGCCATTCGGAAGGATACCGTGTTTGTTCCTTACCACTGGGGCCATGAAAAATCTATTAATCTATTGACAATCGGTGCTCTTGACCCATATTCAAGAATGCCAGAATTTAAAGCCTGTGCAGCGCAGATTGAAAAACTGGAAAAAAGGGCGGTGCAGTAAATGAAAAAGAGGTTATATCTAGAACTTGAAAACTGTATAGGATGCCGCTCGTGCTTAGCGGCTTGTACACAGTGCGGAGGGCATGAGGAACGTAACCGTAACTATGTTTACGACGTTAACCCACTTGTTAACCGTCAAACGATGCCTCTAATGTGCCTTCACTGCGTGAATCCGGCCTGTGCACGAAGCTGTCCTGCTCAGGCGATCCAAATTCATGAAACAGGAGCTGTTCTATCGGCTCTTGTAGAAAAATGCATTGGCTGCCAAAACTGTACGATTGCTTGCCCATATGGTATACCGAAGTTCGATACAGAGCAAAATCTAATGTATAAGTGCGATCTTTGTATTGACCGCTCCAAAGATGGCATCCCGCCAATGTGTGCGAGCGTATGCCCTACGAATACATTACAATGGTTAACGGATGAGGAAATTGAAGCGAAACAAAAGCAATTTAATTTAAATAATGGTAAATGGGTTACAAGTATGCCTTACTTAGAAGGCGAAACAAATGTAAAAGTGAATCTCCCTGGAATCTTGCAGGGTGTCACTAAATTGTTTTAGGGGGGATTATGGATGTCAGACAAAAATAATAAAATCCCGTTCAATGAAGATAACTATACACATAACATAAATCGTAATAATGAAAGAAAACTAGACCGCCGTGGCTTTATGAAAACATTGGTCGGTGCTGCGGGAGTGTTCGCTGTTTCATCGCTCCCATGGGGAGTGCTGGCAGCAAAAGAATTAAATGGTCTTGGTGATAAAAAATATCCGAAACAGAAAATTACCGATGTCAGCGCACTGCCAATCGGTGATGCGGTTGACTTTTCCTTCCCTGGTGAGCATGACAGCGCCATTTTAATCAGACTTTCTGAAAAAAAATATGTTGCTTATCAAAATGCTTGTACTCATCTTCGCTGTCCAGTTTTTTGGCAAAAGGAAGAGCAAGAAATGCTTTGTCCATGCCACCATGGGAAATTTGATGTCGAAACAGGTGCACCTATCGCAGGTCCACCAAGACGTCCGCTTCCTGAAATTCATGTGAGGGTTGAAAACGGTGCTGTTTTTGCGGTGGGGGTGAAACGTTATGAAGCGTAGTTACATTCCTGTTGCACTCCTTCTAGCTGTGCTGATGTTAAATATTATTTTTACACAATACATGGTTCATCAATACTTTTATGAACATTATACAAAAACAATCATTGCTGCTATCATAAACGTTATTTTATTTCCAATCGCATTCCTTATTTATAAAAAAGGTGTGAATGTCAATGACTAGTGAAACATATATTGACTTTTGTTTTGTACGGCCGGAATCAGGTGGTTTTGCAGCCGAAATTGATGAATTATTGAAACATACCTTTGCAAAAAAACGCTTGAATTGGTTTTTGGAAGAAAAAACAATTGACGGTGCTGATATGGTTGTTGCTGAAATAAAAGGGATGAGTGATTGGAAATCTGAAGAGGAAACGATTGGTTTTCTTGAGGAGAATGCAGGAGAGAAGTTTTGGGAGTATTTACAAGGCTACAAATTGTTTATCTATCCTGTGATGAGAGGATGTAATAGCTGTGGAACTCATTAAATTAGAAGATGTGAAACAGTTTGTCGGTATCCCAGTAGAGATCTCCATTCATGACGAAGAGGGCGGTGACCAATCACCAGCTGTGAAGAAAACAGTAAAAGAAGTCCAACTTTGTCCTGACAGAACCCATATCCGTTTCTACTTTGACGATTATTATTTTCTCGCGGTGCCGCTTGCAAGTAATGTGAGTCAGTCAGAAGAACATTGGTCGGCTTCCAATCCAGAAAGTGGTTTAACCTATACAGTAAAAAAGGTTCAGGTCTTGTAATAAGAACCTGCCTTTTTTAATATAAAGGAAGAGGAGGGAAGCATGATGGATGTATTAAAGT
The DNA window shown above is from Neobacillus sp. WH10 and carries:
- a CDS encoding 4Fe-4S dicluster domain-containing protein, which codes for MKKRLYLELENCIGCRSCLAACTQCGGHEERNRNYVYDVNPLVNRQTMPLMCLHCVNPACARSCPAQAIQIHETGAVLSALVEKCIGCQNCTIACPYGIPKFDTEQNLMYKCDLCIDRSKDGIPPMCASVCPTNTLQWLTDEEIEAKQKQFNLNNGKWVTSMPYLEGETNVKVNLPGILQGVTKLF
- a CDS encoding Rieske 2Fe-2S domain-containing protein, which produces MSDKNNKIPFNEDNYTHNINRNNERKLDRRGFMKTLVGAAGVFAVSSLPWGVLAAKELNGLGDKKYPKQKITDVSALPIGDAVDFSFPGEHDSAILIRLSEKKYVAYQNACTHLRCPVFWQKEEQEMLCPCHHGKFDVETGAPIAGPPRRPLPEIHVRVENGAVFAVGVKRYEA